aatcaaataaataccACTTACTCATCTCTCCATGCACTTCTACAGCAGGAGAAGGGCATCCTTCACCTCCCTGACACACTGATGGTGGAATTTCTTCAGCCACTAGCTGCCTGTGAGCCTTTGAGAGGCTACTGGCCTGGAAGGTTGCAGGTAGTGTTAAATCTATTTCTGTAGCAACAGAGAAATCAGTTTCTGTATAAGAGGGGAGGCTAGAAAAGAGTGCCACACTAGACTGTACATGTGGTCCTGAAGTGTTTCTGTCTTTataccttttctctttctccccgTGAGGATGACTGCTTCGTAATCTCCAGCTTGTGACAGCAAAGGAATTACCAGGTGGGGGTTGCCTTGCCAAGTCACCCCATAAGTGAGTGTCACTCTTTCCATAACAGCCACATCGCAGTGCACCAGAAGTGACAGCAGCTGTGGCCAGTGCTTTAGCTGTAAACCTGCAGGGTGGAGTGAGCGTATAAAACCAGTCACTGCGGGGTTTTCTGGTCCAACAAACAGGGTAATCCCCAAAACCTCTTCCAGCTCGTAATGGCTTTTAACTGAAAATTCCTCAAATGCAGACTGACCCCGTAAGCTTGCCTCAGACGATGCCCGTGGCTGCACCCACCAAaagagctgcagggctgagtTACCAAACTGCTGCCCTCGCTTTTCTGCCCAGGTCAGCGTCAGGACACACGCACACTGCCCGCCCGCACTGACTCAGCACCAGCTACCTCTGCTCtttgggggcagaggagggggtgATCTTTGCATGTGAGGTTTAAGAAATAATGGCTGTGTGTATCGAAAGACTCTAGCTGGCTTTTTTCTCTATTGTAttctctgctgagctgcactTTTTCAGCCCCCATCCTGCCCCCTCCGGTTCTGCAAAGAAGGTGTGATAAGCATAAAAGGTGCTCCTTCGGCAGTTTCTGATGCTCGGGTTGAAACTGCTTGAAACAGAAGGACTCCTGGTCAGTGACTCAGTCCCCAAGTGAGAATAGGTAGGAAATTAACTTTTTGCCACCACTCCTTTTCTCAGTGGGAAGGTCCCTATAATATAAAAGGGCTGGGTCTGGGCAGAAGCCATCTCAGCAGAAATTAAATCAGTTGTGGGACCAAGATCTCCGGGCTGGATGGTGAAGTATGAGCGGGCACAGCCCGGACGCGCCACCCGGGGCTGAGGCACTCTCTACCTGTCCCACCACTGACTttctgccagttctctttaTTCTCCTATATACTTTTCTGTAATTGTGCTTTAGCAAAGCACTCTGCGGGAGGAACGCAGGCATctgcctgcaggggctgcccggaAGGAGCTGCCCGAGCCCTGCGAGGTCCGCGAGGCCGCTCTCTGGCTCCCGCTGCCAAAGCCGCTTTGCTCCCCGTGGAGCAGATCCCAACCATTTCTGGGGCCCCTTGTGCGTGGcttcccagcttctgctgctggggcCATTGCAGAGGCTGACAGGCCTGGCCGGGGATGTGTTTTGCACCTGGACCGGCCCCTGCTTTGCTAAAGGAACTCAGTTTGCAGACACGGGTTTGTTGATTGCATCAGGCAGAAGCAAAGTTTTATTAGAGAAGGTTTTTCACCAGCAGGTACGTGAGTGATCACAGTACTGGTTAACCCCAGTAGTAGTCATGGTGGCTGGGCACACGCAGCAATACAGACTGGAAAAagcaaatagcaaaataaagcagaatgtGGCCCAACGCTCTGCTCATCCCTCTGACACATTGCTTAGCATCGCTGAGTAATACAGAAGAGCACGTTCCTTGCTCTTTGCAGAGGCATACAGtaaatattctttctctttatccatggctctgctgcagggatCTCTTGTTGTACACTCTCATTTCTCTGCTTAATCACAAATCCTTCTGCAAGGCACTGGAGAgatcaaagaaaacattactttgtttaaagcaaaaatagatTCTTTCCCGCGTTGTCATTCCGTACACATACGCAGCACGATCATCTCACAAGCCAACTCAGCTGGAATTTCAGATAAATACTGGCCCTTCCCAGAAAGGCCCAGTTGCTGCCTGCTTGTCGGGGACCGATGTGCTCTGAGGCTGCCCTTTTACACAGGGATGCCAAAGGTGGGAGCTGCAGACCCTGCACCCGCAGCCACCGGGATGAGGGAGCGGCACCAGGGTCCCCACCAGCTCAGTGCCCCTGCTCACACTCATTCTGCTGGACCAGCTGCCACCATGGTCgtgtattttgctttcagtttggcTGGAAGTTTCCCCCTGAAACAGTACTAGTAATTTTCTACCCAAATCCCCATCGttcctgcttctttttcagttttcagggtgctcctttctcctgctctccctTTGCCCTAGATTTCATGCTGGTCCTTCCTCTGTGTTCTCTGCCTGTCTGTGGCTTGCCTTCGGTGGCTCTCTCCTCCTgtctctccctcttcttcctcctcactttTTGCAGTTCTTGTGCTTCCTAGCAGACTGACAACTACTGCCTGATTCCTGAAAGCACTCGCTGTAGCCActcctctgcctttcccagTAGCCtcacaataaaacaataaataccCCCTATAAACTGCATTGGAAAGGCCTTTGTTGCTGCCTGTCCGTGTTGCACTAGGAAGGAGAGGACTCTGGAAATCTTGCCGTGTTGCAGTGCTTACCTTGTATCTCCGCAGCTGCACAAGATGGCATCTGGGAAGACGAAGTGTAAGTGTGGCTTGTTCTAATGATACCTCCTCCTCCTATTCCACCTGTTCTTGCAACTCCTCCTCCTAGCCCTGACGATTGACTGATTCCTCCTTGCTGACTGTGGGGACAAGAAAGTGACATTTAGTGAAGGATTTGTCAGATAAATCAGAAGTACAGTTTGTTCGTTGACCCTTCTGCTCttaatctgttttcctcttgGGCATAAAATgggcagaaagctgcagggagctcTCTTCTCCTGGCAATGCCTGGCACAGGGTAGGGAAGCAGATTATCCCCACTGTCTTCCAATCAGCCCAAATAagtgaggaagggaagggagctggAAGAAAGCCTCCACCTGTAGCTCACTTTGAGGTTGTTTTAAGATACCCAGGACACAGGTATTGTGTCTCTTGGTGTGTCTCGAGGATACTCACATGAGGTCCTGCTGGCCGCCCTCCAGCAGGCAGCGGTATGTATGGATCTCCTGCTCCAGGCGGCACTTGACGTCCAGCAGGATCTTGTACTCTTGGTTCTGGCACTCCATTTCCGCGCGCAGGTCggccagctgctgctccacgCACGTGATCTGGCTCTGGAGCTCAGCAAGGTGGTTGTTGTAGCGACACTCTGTCTCAGCCAGAGATGCTTCCAGGTTGTCCCTCTGAAGAAAGACGTGTGGCATGTTAGAAGTACAGCATGGGAAGCACTGCGTTTAACTACAGATCCTTCCACCAAAGCAGAACCGTGCAACAgctgagctgtgcagcagcGCACCACCCACCTGGCTGAGCTGAGCCTGCAGATCGATTTCCAGGGCTTGCAATTGGCGTCTCAGTTCGGTGACCTGGTTGTTGCACGTCTCGACCTCCTGACCGCTTGTAATAACCTCCCGATTCACCTCCTCAATCTGCAAAGCACCAAGCGAGTGTAAAGACATTAAGGGAATGTTCCAGTGTAAGTCAGGCTGAGGATTAAGGAAAGAGCAGAGGAGCTAGTGAAAAACACGGAATGGGAAGAGTTTGGGTGAAGTCTCTCATCCTAATGAGGTAAACCCTGTATGTAATTCCTCTTCTAATAGTGCCACTGTCCAGTCCTTCCCACTCCTCATCTGCTTCGTGAAGAGCTCCTGCCTCGAGTCTTAATGACGTGGCAGAGTGGCAGTGTCCCCAGTGGCACTTGGTCAGCTGAAATCAGTGCcaaatactgttgtttttgcttAAGTTAAATAAGTGTGGAAGCATTGCCTGGAAAAGTCAAAGCTGAATAAATTTGCTCACCTTACACTCATACCAGTCCTCAACTTCTTTGCGATTGCGTTCGATCAGTGTTTCATATTGGCACCTCATCTCCTCCAGGATCTTTCTGAGGTCTGGGCCAGGGCAGGCATTGACCTCCACGCTCACATCTCCAGTCGATTGTTTCCTCAGACAGttcatttcctgcagaaaatcggatcatttttttaaaaaacaaggaaaacaactgCGAGAACCTCGTTCCCCTGTAGGGAAGAGCAGAGCCCCTCTCTGGTGGGCATTCTCAGCTCCTGGGTGGCACGCGCTGTCTGCATCCATCActtgcagcagaggaggagaaaccCATCCACAGCCAGCAGTGGATGCAATTAGCAATTAACGCTTTttgctggagaggagcaggagcctACCTCCTCGTGGTTCTTCTTcaggcagcagagctcctcCCGCAGCGACTCCAGCTGTGCCTCCAGGTCAGACCTGCAGAGAGTGAGCTGATCCAGGACTTGGCGTAAGCCGTTAATGTCAGCCTCCACGCTCTGGCGAAGGGCCAGCTCCGTCTCGTacctgagagagagaggggaagcaAGACAGAGTAGTCAGAGCCTGACCCCACCATCCGCTCTTTTTCTGTTGTGCCCGTCCATCTTTCTTGCAGTGGTTTCCTAGCTAGCCTCCCAGTACGCTAGGGAAAGCAATATGGGCTTGCTCTGTCAAAGCCTGCCCTCAATCCACTTTCTCTGGAGCTTTCTCACCGGGGCGGAGGTGTCACTCACCGCGTTTCCGTGCtccaacaagaaaaaacaaaaacttcccTTCTGCAAGGCACCGTGTGCCAGAATGGCAGCTCAGGTGAACCCGCGCCCATCCCTGTCTGTGaatccctgcagctgctttctaAAAACCTCTGATCTCCGCACAAAACCCTGCTGTTGCCCCAACCTGGAAGTGCCACCAGTGAAGGCAGCTCCAGAGGCACTGGATGAGAGTTTTCCACATAGCCTCCAGCCTGTCCTGAGCACAGGGTCACAGGGGACCTGGCCAAGAGCTCCTCGCTGCGAGGCTTTAGGTGGGGGCGCGGGGCCAGAGGCAGGGGTGCTGGGTCCCGGGGGGTACTCACTTCACTCGGAAGTCATCGGCTGTCATCCTGCTGTTATCGATGTTCAGAATGATCTTGTTGTTGTCTATGGTTGCGCAGACAATCTGGAAAAGAGCAGGATTTTTTACTCAGTCCTGAAATCTCTTCCCTGTATCCTCAGGCTCAGGTGTGCCCAGAGCAGACTCCGAGCTCTCCTTTCTCTGATGCTGGCTAGCAGGCATGGGGCAGCTGAGCATGGCAGTCACAGGGATGAGTGAAGTACCGTGGAGGcattaaaatgctaaaacaCACAGTTCAGATGCAGACAGCTAGGGAATTATAATTAGTGCTGTCCAGAGCCTGCCACGATCCACCCAACCTTTTAAGTCTAAATCTCACTTTCATGGATAAGAGATACAAAAGCTTTGTTCCGAGACTTAATTATAAGTCTGTCTCATTCTGTCTGTTTCCTGGATTCTTTTCACTTTATTCTTCTTTGTGCATTGATATCCTAGAATTTTTGCCAAATAAActttgcaggaaaatatttttaattttaaattgcacaCTCAAAATGCATTCAGGCAATGCTCTCCTTGTTCTTGTTATTAATTACACGTCCAATACATCCCAGTTCTGTGTGAAAGagtaaactttaaaaaaaaaagaaataattttaaactggAAATCTGCAAGACTGGTGACAGCATAATGTAAATTCACATTactcattatttatttcttgtttagtTGTTTTCTTGGCATACATCTATTTAAACATCTTGGCACAGATCCAGTTCAGAAAGACTACTGAGCCAAGCAAGTTGTATTCTGTGAACCTAACACTTTCCCTTTCAAATATATCTGATGAATAAAAGCAATGGAAACAGTCCAAGCACTCAAGACTTTTACATTTCAGCTCTAGGGCTTTCTGCGGGCAGTTGTCTTAATGTCTGTTTACAAAAAGCATTGTACAACAAGGAAATGTTACTCTCGATAACTGCACTAAGTTGTGAATCAACAGCGTGAGAGAAGCTTCCGAGGGAGAAAGCAGCTGAGAAATGATGTTACCTGGTTTTGAAGATCTTCTATCTCTTTATAATAGCAGCTGTAGTCCCGTGGCTCACAAAAAGGGCCCTGCTTGGCATACCACTCCCTGATTCTGCACTCCAGGTCAGCATTTTCTTGTTCCAGGCACCTCACCTTGTCCAGGTAAGAAGCCAGGCGGTCGTTAAGGTTCTGCATGGTGACCTTTTCGTCACCAGAAAGAAGAATGCCATCACCAGCAAAGCCACCTCCAACTACCCCTCCACCAAGACCGATACCAATGCCACCTCCAATGCCACCGCCGAAGCGGGCACTGCCACCGCTGAATCCAATGCCCGGACATCCTCCAAGGACAGCGGCTCCTAAGCCACCTCCATAGTTTCCACCAACCAAGCTGCCAGTGCTCAGTCCTCCTCCGTAATTCACACCACCACAGTAGCTTCTACCAGAAAACCCTCGGCTACCACCTATCCCACAAGTCGTGTATCTTCCAGAAGAGACTGAGGAGATCCgtgctcctccaccaccaccaccgccaccaATAACACAGCTGCCACCGCTGGTCCTGCCCCTGAGCGAGCCAGTTGTCTGCTTAATACTACAACTCATTTTGAGGACAGCTGCAGATCCAACCCAAAGCCCAAAGCAAGATGCACAGCGTGATATTGAATCAGACTGCAGGTTGTTTGTTGCCGCAGATCTCTATTTATACCTTCCAAAGGGGGTGCCACCTATAGGGTGTTTCTTCTTCCCACGGGGCTGGCTAGTCTTGCTGTTTATGCCAGGAATAAATAGCCCATAGGCAGTTTCCCTCTAGAAATCCCAGTTCACAAGGAAGATACTTTACATGTCAGCAGCTTAttccaaaaagtaaaataatgttttatgaGTCATCAGCTTTTTGTATGATGCAAACTTTACaagaagtcaagaaaaaaagttgccCTAGATTATGTACAAAGAAGAAACATTGGTATTTATAACATCAAAGTcccttttatcttttattaatttgtatttattttattcttagtccaataaacatttttgtatcaCATGCTATGGTGCAGTGTGTGGAATAAAAATGGGAAGTTAATATAAATTCACACTTCTGAAAAGCATGAATTATAGTGACTGTAGTAGTGAAAAGGCGAGGGATATCATGATGTAGATGTCTGCCACCTGGCACAATTAAAGACAGTAGGTCTAATACATGCTTTGCTGTGAGATTTCTTAAGTCACTCAGGTATTGTCCCTACGGGTTTAGTTCCTCATTCGTAGCTCACATTTCTCTGGTCGTGCAAGCACAAAAAGGCAACTTGCTGTCATGGACTGCGAAGAGCAAGTCAGCTAAATGTGGGACGTTCCTGTTTGTCCCAGACTCAATGTAAGCTGGCACAAATGAAGTACctctctgaagttatttttcagttaaagtAATTGTTCTCCATGCTGCCTCAATTTGTGGTGATCACAGATaaaggaagagatgaaggaAAGGGAATATCCATGGGCGATTTAGCCGGTTCCCTGGCTGGACTGTGATGAGATCCAGCAGGTCATTGCCATAACTAATAACCAAGATTTTATcgagcacaaaataaaaaggagaaaagttttcCACATGTATTAACTGAGTTTGTCGGAGCAGTACCAGGTAATGGCACAGCCTGGCCGTTGCTCATGGCAGAGCAATCTCCCAAACCAGGCAAGCGATAGCCAGAGGAGCGTTCAGAGAACTGGCTCAGCCAGTGCAAGTGTCTTTTTGCGGCAGACTGCCATAATGAGAGGATATTCTGCTCTCCAGGGGACACGGGCTTCTGTTCCCTACAGCGTGGAATTCCCCGGCCGCTCTTATTCACAAGCAGCCTTTGACTCGAGGATGTCCATCTACCCGGTTACAGGAGCGGTTGTGATCGGTCCCCTTTGGAGGTGAGTGTGACACCTGCCAGAGCAGCCGTCACCAGCGGGGAGAAGCGCAGAGAAAGCCCTGCTCGGGTGCTCAGCCGCTGCTTGGGTGCTCAGCCGCCGCTCCTTTGCTGGTGGCAGGGCGTGCTGTGCCTGCGGGTCGGAGAGGGTCCCCGAGCACACAGGGATGCGACCACCTTTTCACGAGCACGTTGGGACTCTCTACTCTCCAGTGAGCtaatttacttctttatttagatcaaaaatgataaaaagacGCCTACCCAAGGCTGGCAGCATCCTGGAATATTCATTATTCATATGGTACAGTGAAATAACTTGCTCAAGGACAGAGCTGGAGTCTCCCAGAGCTCACATTTCTAAGACTGCAGTGCCTGAAATACAAGTCCAGCTTCCCCTGGAAACACATCCCCCATGCTCCCCACACAGCCTAGACTTACCATAGTGAAAATATGAGCAAAAAAAGGAGGATAGGGAGTAAATCTGGCTTTCGTCAGTCATTTTGAGGAATATAATTGAAGACAGGGTGTGGCTGTGAGAGCCTACAAAAATTAGTATAATGTCTGGATTGCTTGGAGCTTAGCTTCTGCTGTGTAGGTTTTCAGAAGTTGCCTAACAGCAGTCTGCAAAGAGCAGTGCTCTGCACTAGGGTcgcctttctctccctttcagAGTCTTAGGTTTAGGGGGACGCATTGTGGATGTAGGACACCAATCTGCAGGTGGGCACAGAGCACTGCCTCACTTCTTCACTTACAGGTCTTGGCCACAAAGCAAACTGGTTCGCG
The sequence above is drawn from the Cygnus olor isolate bCygOlo1 chromosome 25, bCygOlo1.pri.v2, whole genome shotgun sequence genome and encodes:
- the LOC121059683 gene encoding keratin, type I cytoskeletal 13-like; translation: MSCSIKQTTGSLRGRTSGGSCVIGGGGGGGGARISSVSSGRYTTCGIGGSRGFSGRSYCGGVNYGGGLSTGSLVGGNYGGGLGAAVLGGCPGIGFSGGSARFGGGIGGGIGIGLGGGVVGGGFAGDGILLSGDEKVTMQNLNDRLASYLDKVRCLEQENADLECRIREWYAKQGPFCEPRDYSCYYKEIEDLQNQIVCATIDNNKIILNIDNSRMTADDFRVKYETELALRQSVEADINGLRQVLDQLTLCRSDLEAQLESLREELCCLKKNHEEEMNCLRKQSTGDVSVEVNACPGPDLRKILEEMRCQYETLIERNRKEVEDWYECKIEEVNREVITSGQEVETCNNQVTELRRQLQALEIDLQAQLSQRDNLEASLAETECRYNNHLAELQSQITCVEQQLADLRAEMECQNQEYKILLDVKCRLEQEIHTYRCLLEGGQQDLIQQGGISQSSGLGGGVARTGGIGGGGIIRTSHTYTSSSQMPSCAAAEIQVPCRRICD